The following proteins are co-located in the Campylobacter concisus genome:
- the nrdD gene encoding anaerobic ribonucleoside-triphosphate reductase — MTSSEILHALQAQRTRCTVWSRVMGYHRPVEGFNIGKKGEHKERVFFEENFSTSKQCVKKS; from the coding sequence ATGACAAGTAGTGAGATCTTGCATGCCTTGCAAGCACAGCGCACCAGATGCACCGTATGGAGTAGAGTTATGGGTTATCACCGTCCAGTAGAGGGCTTTAATATCGGTAAAAAAGGCGAGCATAAAGAGCGAGTATTTTTTGAGGAAAATTTTAGCACGTCAAAGCAATGTGTTAAAAAATCTTAA
- a CDS encoding glycosyl hydrolase 108 family protein encodes MADFNNAFQILMGLEFSRPEKALHKNPTEREWTFMGIYQKYHSSWKGWNEILAALAYGGDTEKISRMLFDNKDLRDEVWKFYKQKYWDRMRLGEINSQLKANEMFIFGVNADTKPAIRVAQRIAGVVDDGIMGEISLAAINKVDEEKFDKEFDRAELEHYNMLIKQNPKLRVYANGWRRRAEAV; translated from the coding sequence ATGGCAGATTTTAACAATGCTTTTCAAATTTTAATGGGTTTAGAGTTTAGTCGCCCTGAAAAAGCTTTACACAAAAATCCTACCGAGCGTGAGTGGACATTTATGGGGATATATCAAAAGTATCATTCAAGCTGGAAAGGCTGGAATGAGATACTTGCTGCGTTAGCATATGGCGGCGATACCGAAAAAATATCAAGGATGTTGTTTGATAACAAGGATCTTCGTGATGAAGTTTGGAAATTTTACAAGCAAAAGTATTGGGATAGGATGAGGCTTGGTGAAATTAATAGTCAGTTAAAGGCCAATGAAATGTTTATCTTTGGTGTAAATGCTGACACAAAACCTGCCATAAGAGTTGCACAACGAATAGCTGGTGTAGTAGATGACGGCATAATGGGTGAGATAAGCTTGGCAGCTATAAATAAAGTAGATGAAGAGAAATTTGACAAAGAGTTTGATAGAGCGGAGCTTGAACACTACAACATGCTAATTAAACAAAATCCAAAATTGAGAGTCTATGCCAATGGCTGGAGAAGAAGGGCGGAGGCAGTATGA